One genomic window of Cupriavidus malaysiensis includes the following:
- a CDS encoding DUF333 domain-containing protein, translating to MPNPASANCAQRGGTLQIVSSAAGQAGTCSFPNGKQCEEWALLRGECSPD from the coding sequence ATGCCGAATCCGGCTTCGGCCAATTGCGCACAGCGGGGTGGCACCCTCCAGATCGTCAGTTCCGCCGCCGGCCAGGCGGGTACCTGCAGCTTCCCCAACGGCAAGCAGTGCGAAGAGTGGGCCCTGTTGCGCGGCGAGTGCTCGCCCGACTGA
- the lpxO gene encoding lipid A hydroxylase LpxO, producing MIKWIIVAGYLGAILYVHFRGKVRLRIWRQLLDHSAVVAPLNCFMYAFSGVPRTPYIPVEQFPELEKLRAAWPEIRDEGLALAAMRKIKAAEKNDDAGFNSFFKYGWKRFYLKWYEANHPSAETLCPRTVALLRELPSVKAAMFAELPPGGKLNPHRDPFAGSLRYHLGLSTPNDDRCFIEVDGERHSWRDGVGVVFDETYLHWAENKSEANRLILFCDVERPMRFGWAARVNRWLGRKLMTAASSPNEETDQTGMINRLFRIVWLGGQYRRRFKAWSRPLYYVVKFGLIVAGIALIVYL from the coding sequence GTGATCAAGTGGATTATCGTCGCGGGCTATCTGGGCGCGATCCTGTACGTACATTTCCGCGGCAAGGTGCGCCTGCGCATCTGGCGCCAGCTGCTCGACCACTCGGCGGTGGTGGCACCGCTGAATTGCTTCATGTATGCCTTCTCGGGCGTGCCGCGCACGCCCTACATCCCGGTCGAGCAGTTTCCCGAGCTGGAGAAACTGCGCGCGGCCTGGCCCGAGATCCGCGACGAGGGGCTCGCGCTGGCGGCCATGCGCAAGATCAAGGCCGCCGAGAAGAACGATGACGCGGGCTTCAATTCCTTCTTCAAATATGGCTGGAAGCGCTTCTACCTGAAGTGGTACGAGGCGAACCACCCGTCGGCCGAGACGCTGTGCCCGCGCACGGTCGCGCTGCTGCGCGAGCTGCCGAGCGTGAAGGCGGCGATGTTCGCGGAACTGCCGCCGGGAGGCAAGCTGAACCCGCACCGCGATCCGTTCGCCGGGTCGCTGCGCTACCACCTGGGCCTGTCCACGCCCAATGACGACCGCTGCTTCATCGAAGTCGATGGCGAGCGCCACAGCTGGCGCGATGGCGTTGGCGTGGTGTTCGACGAAACCTACCTGCACTGGGCCGAGAACAAGAGCGAGGCCAATCGCCTGATCCTGTTCTGCGACGTCGAGCGCCCGATGCGCTTCGGCTGGGCGGCGCGGGTCAACCGCTGGCTGGGCCGCAAGCTGATGACGGCGGCAAGCTCGCCTAACGAGGAAACGGACCAGACCGGCATGATCAACCGACTGTTCCGCATCGTCTGGCTGGGCGGCCAGTACCGCCGCCGCTTCAAGGCCTGGAGCCGGCCGCTCTACTATGTGGTGAAGTTCGGCCTGATCGTGGCCGGCATTGCCCTGATCGTCTATCTGTAA
- a CDS encoding sensor domain-containing diguanylate cyclase, translating to MTAQTTTTTTFTSADTDIDTRIDDTRIDDDYLSLFQLAPVSLWLEDFSAVKARFDALRAEGVEDLRSHLRAHPKEVAHCSALIRVIAVNRRTLELFRAADLADLVANLDTIFRDDMFDQHVEELGQLWDGQAHFSSQTVNYSLDGERLDIRLEARVMPGHEDDWSRVLLSIEDVTARQRVERDLRRSQQYALGLFEHSPVSLWVEDFSAVKMLLDEVRGAGITDFRTFLNVHPDFVQRCMQEIRVIDVNQQTLQMFGAPSKEVLMARLGDVFRDDMRIHFAEQLIDLWHEKLWQQREVINYALDGRSVDVFMQWSVFPGREADWDQVLVSLTDITARKKAEAYVEFLGKHDVLTKLYNRAFYEDELARLGRKGPWPVSVIALDLNGLKQVNDLNGHGDGDALLRRTGEVLKKAVGEQACIARVGGDEFMVLLPGADERSAHLIIEQITQVLELNNQFYPGAALSLSLGTATCAQGERLSDTVKAADAQMYAAKRAYYEAQETDRRRN from the coding sequence ATGACAGCCCAGACAACAACAACTACAACCTTCACCAGCGCCGACACCGACATCGACACTCGGATCGACGACACTCGGATCGACGACGACTACCTTTCCCTGTTCCAGCTCGCGCCCGTATCGCTGTGGCTGGAGGACTTCAGCGCCGTCAAGGCGCGCTTCGATGCACTGCGTGCCGAAGGTGTCGAGGACCTGCGCAGCCACCTGCGCGCCCACCCGAAGGAAGTCGCGCACTGCTCGGCGCTGATCCGTGTGATCGCGGTCAACCGCCGCACCCTGGAACTGTTCCGCGCGGCCGACCTGGCCGACCTGGTCGCCAATCTCGACACGATCTTCCGCGACGATATGTTCGACCAGCACGTGGAGGAACTGGGCCAGCTCTGGGATGGGCAGGCGCACTTCTCCAGCCAGACCGTCAACTACTCGCTCGACGGCGAACGCCTCGACATCCGCCTCGAAGCCCGCGTGATGCCCGGGCACGAAGACGACTGGTCGCGCGTGCTGCTGTCGATCGAGGACGTCACCGCGCGCCAGCGCGTGGAGCGCGACCTGCGGCGCAGCCAGCAATACGCGCTCGGCCTGTTCGAGCACTCGCCGGTGTCGCTGTGGGTGGAGGATTTCAGCGCGGTCAAGATGCTGCTCGACGAGGTGCGCGGGGCCGGCATCACCGACTTCCGCACCTTCCTCAACGTCCACCCCGATTTCGTGCAGCGCTGCATGCAGGAGATCCGCGTCATCGACGTCAACCAGCAGACCCTGCAGATGTTCGGCGCGCCATCCAAGGAGGTGCTGATGGCGCGCCTGGGCGACGTGTTCCGCGACGACATGCGCATCCACTTCGCCGAGCAGCTGATCGACCTGTGGCACGAAAAGCTGTGGCAGCAGCGCGAGGTGATCAACTACGCGCTGGACGGCCGCTCCGTCGACGTCTTCATGCAATGGTCGGTGTTCCCGGGCCGTGAGGCCGACTGGGACCAGGTGCTGGTGTCGCTGACCGATATCACCGCGCGCAAGAAGGCCGAGGCCTATGTCGAATTCCTTGGCAAGCATGATGTGCTGACCAAGCTGTACAACCGCGCCTTCTATGAGGACGAGCTGGCGCGGCTGGGCCGCAAGGGTCCCTGGCCGGTCAGCGTGATCGCGCTCGATCTCAACGGGCTCAAGCAGGTCAACGACCTGAACGGGCACGGCGACGGCGATGCACTGCTGCGCCGTACCGGCGAGGTCCTGAAGAAGGCCGTGGGCGAGCAGGCCTGCATCGCCCGCGTCGGCGGCGACGAGTTCATGGTGCTGCTGCCCGGCGCCGACGAACGCAGCGCTCACCTGATCATCGAACAGATCACCCAGGTCCTGGAATTGAACAACCAGTTCTACCCGGGCGCGGCGCTGTCGCTGTCGCTCGGCACCGCCACCTGCGCGCAGGGCGAGCGGCTGAGCGATACCGTCAAGGCCGCCGACGCACAGATGTACGCCGCCAAGCGGGCCTACTACGAAGCCCAGGAGACCGATCGCCGGCGCAATTGA